One Streptococcus gallolyticus subsp. gallolyticus DSM 16831 DNA window includes the following coding sequences:
- the fsa gene encoding fructose-6-phosphate aldolase, with product MKFFLDTADVSAIKTINELGVVDGVTTNPTIISREGRDFETVIKEICQIVDGPVSAEVTGVTAEEMITEARDIAKWADNIVVKIPMTMEGLKAVNVLSKENIKTNVTLIFTVSQGLMAIKAGATFISPFVGRLEDIGTDAYQLISDLREIIDFYGFDTEIIAASIRNTVHVENVAKRGAHIATIPDAVFDKMTKHPLTDSGLTQFMQDWKIFKGE from the coding sequence ATGAAATTTTTCTTAGATACAGCCGATGTTTCGGCGATTAAAACGATTAATGAACTAGGTGTCGTGGATGGTGTCACGACCAATCCAACGATTATTTCCCGTGAAGGGCGTGATTTTGAGACGGTTATCAAGGAAATTTGCCAGATTGTTGACGGTCCCGTATCGGCAGAAGTCACAGGTGTAACAGCTGAAGAAATGATTACTGAAGCGCGTGATATTGCTAAATGGGCAGACAATATTGTGGTCAAAATTCCGATGACAATGGAAGGGTTGAAAGCAGTCAATGTGCTTTCAAAAGAAAACATTAAGACCAACGTCACTCTTATTTTTACGGTATCTCAAGGGCTTATGGCTATCAAAGCTGGTGCAACCTTTATCAGTCCATTTGTTGGACGTCTGGAAGACATCGGCACAGATGCTTACCAATTGATTTCAGATTTGCGAGAAATCATTGATTTTTATGGCTTTGATACGGAAATCATTGCAGCCAGCATTCGTAATACAGTTCATGTTGAGAACGTTGCGAAACGAGGTGCTCATATTGCTACCATTCCAGATGCTGTTTTTGATAAAATGACCAAACATCCTTTGACGGATTCAGGGTTAACACAGTTTATGCAGGATTGGAAAATTTTTAAGGGTGAATAA
- a CDS encoding PTS sugar transporter subunit IIB, giving the protein MMHKALVACRAGVGSSLMLKIKVEEVVRENNFPLEVEHSSLDGLPGFTGDIVITLIDVAEELAEKHIPQKIVGINSVVDKEEIKTKLENVLF; this is encoded by the coding sequence ATGATGCATAAAGCATTAGTAGCATGTCGAGCTGGGGTAGGCTCAAGTTTAATGTTGAAAATTAAGGTTGAAGAAGTGGTTAGAGAAAATAACTTTCCACTTGAGGTAGAACATTCGTCTTTAGACGGTCTACCAGGTTTTACAGGTGATATTGTCATTACTCTAATTGATGTTGCAGAAGAATTGGCTGAGAAACATATCCCACAAAAGATAGTTGGTATCAATAGTGTTGTCGATAAGGAAGAAATAAAGACAAAGTTAGAAAATGTATTGTTCTAA
- a CDS encoding PTS ascorbate transporter subunit IIC, with amino-acid sequence MDFVISFLSTPAILLGLVAMVGLLAQKKKGSEVLTGTFKTVIGFLVFSSGGTIMTSALQNFNTLFQKGFNIVGVVASPEAATALAQSEFAFVTSCTLILGFVMNLVIARITPFKNIFFTTGHSLFFACVLSLVLKAHGIGDIPAIITGGIILGFCSAALPQLCQPFMRKITGSDTTAIGHFNMIGYALSGYIGKLFHKHEDETTEGFNFPGWLSIFRDFLMGVAVVMLVLFYVSALKAGPKATQELAGSTHWLVFPFVQAFTFTAGMSILMTGVRMFLAEITAAFVSISEKFIPNSRPALDVPTVFPFAPTAVIIGFISSYVAGLLAVLVMVAFNFPVVIIPAAHICFFSGGTAAVFGNSTGGWRGAIAGSFVQGLLLAFLPVLLYPLYGSLGIEGSTFPNIDYNVVGNLLDWILNLFNM; translated from the coding sequence ATGGATTTTGTGATTAGTTTTTTAAGTACTCCAGCCATTTTATTGGGATTAGTAGCTATGGTTGGATTATTGGCTCAAAAGAAAAAAGGTTCAGAAGTTTTAACAGGTACATTTAAAACAGTCATTGGTTTTCTAGTCTTTAGTTCTGGTGGAACAATTATGACTAGTGCCTTACAAAATTTTAATACACTTTTTCAAAAGGGCTTTAATATTGTTGGAGTTGTTGCTTCACCAGAGGCTGCAACAGCATTAGCACAAAGTGAATTTGCATTTGTGACTAGTTGTACTTTAATTTTAGGTTTTGTTATGAACTTGGTAATAGCAAGAATTACACCTTTTAAAAATATTTTCTTTACAACAGGTCACAGTTTATTCTTTGCTTGTGTATTATCTCTTGTTCTCAAAGCTCATGGAATTGGTGATATACCAGCAATTATTACTGGAGGTATTATTTTAGGTTTTTGTTCAGCAGCTCTACCACAATTATGTCAACCATTTATGAGGAAAATTACAGGAAGTGATACTACAGCTATCGGTCATTTTAATATGATTGGTTACGCGCTTTCAGGTTATATTGGTAAATTGTTCCATAAACATGAGGATGAAACAACAGAAGGATTTAACTTTCCAGGTTGGTTATCTATTTTTAGAGACTTTTTAATGGGAGTAGCTGTGGTAATGCTGGTACTTTTCTATGTATCAGCTTTGAAGGCAGGACCTAAAGCAACCCAAGAACTTGCAGGAAGTACTCATTGGTTGGTCTTTCCTTTTGTTCAAGCTTTCACCTTTACAGCAGGGATGTCTATCTTGATGACAGGTGTACGTATGTTCTTAGCTGAAATTACAGCAGCTTTCGTTTCTATCTCAGAAAAATTCATTCCAAACTCACGTCCAGCCTTAGATGTTCCAACAGTGTTTCCATTTGCCCCAACAGCAGTTATTATTGGGTTTATTTCATCTTATGTAGCAGGATTGTTGGCTGTGCTTGTTATGGTCGCTTTTAACTTCCCTGTTGTCATTATCCCAGCAGCTCATATTTGTTTCTTCTCTGGAGGAACAGCGGCTGTCTTTGGTAATTCAACTGGAGGTTGGCGTGGTGCGATTGCAGGTTCATTTGTTCAAGGATTATTGTTAGCTTTTCTGCCAGTTCTACTATATCCGCTTTATGGAAGTCTGGGAATCGAAGGGTCAACTTTCCCAAATATTGATTATAATGTCGTGGGTAATTTACTAGATTGGATATTGAATCTGTTTAACATGTAA
- a CDS encoding SIS domain-containing protein, whose protein sequence is MNNLQLDYFINTLDTELHDFIKSIDKEKINLVAELILDAKQNGGRVHVTGIGKPSHVSQYISALLSSTGTPAYFLDATESVHGSAGQVVKGDVVIAISNSGETLELQRTIEALKKLGVKIVSVTGDKSSWLAKNSDFALFAGVEEEGDSFNKPPRASIIAEILILQAVSIVLQEKSHLNMEQYHLWHPGGSLGKSLEGK, encoded by the coding sequence ATGAACAACTTACAATTAGATTATTTTATCAATACTTTGGACACAGAATTACATGATTTTATTAAAAGTATTGATAAGGAAAAAATCAATTTAGTAGCTGAATTGATTTTAGACGCTAAACAAAATGGAGGACGTGTCCACGTTACTGGCATTGGTAAACCTAGTCATGTCTCTCAATATATTTCAGCCTTGTTATCTTCCACAGGAACGCCAGCATATTTTTTAGATGCTACGGAATCTGTCCATGGTTCGGCAGGTCAAGTAGTTAAGGGAGATGTCGTTATTGCTATTTCTAATAGTGGAGAGACATTGGAGTTACAGCGGACTATTGAAGCGTTAAAGAAGCTGGGCGTTAAAATTGTATCGGTAACAGGTGATAAGTCTTCTTGGTTAGCTAAAAATAGTGATTTTGCATTATTTGCAGGTGTTGAAGAGGAAGGGGATAGTTTTAATAAACCTCCTCGTGCTTCAATCATTGCGGAAATATTAATTTTACAAGCGGTATCAATTGTCCTTCAAGAAAAAAGTCATTTGAATATGGAGCAATACCATCTATGGCACCCTGGGGGAAGTCTTGGGAAGTCACTAGAAGGGAAATGA
- a CDS encoding BglG family transcription antiterminator: MLDKKSYDLLSYLLTLTEPETVTTISKVLNQSRRRIYYHLDKINDALPEEIEKIIPYPRIGILLNDEQRQACRIMMGELDGYSYVMSVEERLELSLLYIAVSKERVTIDKLMKLTDVSRNTILNDLNDIRQKLSDEEYDIRLCVSKARGYYLACHPLSKIQFLYRLLYRVYTKDNEKFIATIRKRIINLPEVMPYFSDDINDYLYTELSTIEERLGKRLNPKDLNFMVKILPYLLLSYHSIDFTAEEKERARRDFSLAWERLEYQMAINIAKNLREKFNLSLDSIEIGLIAMLLLSFRKTLDLHLESTDYDDMRETLQLFLNTLQTKYHLSFRHPNDLLNQLLTHCKALLYRKTYGILSENPLTEDIKIKYGQLFNMTKSCIYILEEAWLIQMTDDDIAYFVIHLGGEIENHDVSDSQKNHVVLVCDEGVGIQKLLVSQCKKCLENCEIDAIFTLEQFYSVSDIITSNMVISTSDNVETTLPLLVVHPILTDEDIIKMLHFIRTKGRQKESHYDQQLDKLLKIYVPDCNERYGLKNQIEKIIRQEFIDTSLN; encoded by the coding sequence ATGTTAGATAAAAAAAGTTATGATCTTCTTTCTTACTTACTGACTTTGACCGAGCCAGAGACAGTGACGACTATTTCTAAAGTATTAAATCAGTCGCGTCGAAGAATTTATTATCATTTAGATAAAATCAATGATGCTTTGCCAGAGGAAATCGAGAAGATTATCCCTTACCCACGAATCGGAATCCTTCTCAATGACGAACAGCGTCAAGCGTGCCGTATCATGATGGGAGAATTGGACGGCTATTCTTATGTGATGAGTGTGGAAGAACGGTTAGAATTAAGCTTACTATACATTGCAGTTTCTAAGGAAAGAGTAACGATTGATAAACTGATGAAACTGACAGATGTCTCTCGTAATACTATTCTTAATGATTTGAACGATATTCGCCAGAAATTATCAGACGAAGAATATGACATTAGGCTTTGTGTATCAAAAGCACGTGGTTACTATTTAGCATGTCACCCCTTGTCTAAAATACAGTTTTTATATCGCCTGCTTTACAGAGTTTACACAAAGGATAATGAAAAATTTATTGCGACTATTCGAAAACGTATTATCAATTTACCAGAGGTAATGCCCTATTTTTCTGATGACATCAATGATTATCTTTATACAGAATTGTCAACGATTGAAGAACGCTTGGGCAAAAGACTTAATCCCAAAGATTTAAATTTTATGGTGAAAATTTTGCCCTATCTCTTGTTGAGTTACCATAGTATTGATTTTACTGCTGAAGAAAAAGAACGAGCAAGACGTGATTTTAGCCTAGCTTGGGAACGTTTAGAGTACCAAATGGCTATTAATATCGCTAAAAATTTACGAGAAAAATTCAATCTATCTTTAGATAGTATCGAGATTGGTTTGATTGCCATGTTGTTACTTTCTTTCCGAAAGACATTGGACCTTCATTTAGAAAGTACGGACTATGATGATATGCGAGAGACATTGCAACTTTTTTTGAACACATTACAAACAAAGTATCATCTTTCTTTTCGACATCCTAATGACTTGTTAAATCAACTGTTGACGCATTGTAAAGCATTGCTTTATCGCAAAACCTACGGTATTTTATCAGAAAATCCCTTAACAGAAGATATTAAAATAAAATATGGTCAACTTTTTAATATGACTAAATCTTGTATTTATATTTTGGAAGAAGCTTGGTTAATTCAAATGACAGACGATGACATTGCTTACTTTGTCATTCATTTAGGTGGTGAGATAGAAAATCATGATGTCAGCGATAGTCAAAAAAATCATGTTGTATTAGTTTGTGATGAAGGAGTGGGCATTCAGAAATTATTAGTCAGCCAATGTAAAAAATGTCTGGAAAATTGTGAAATAGATGCTATTTTCACATTGGAACAATTTTATAGTGTTAGTGATATCATCACATCAAACATGGTTATTTCAACAAGTGATAACGTTGAGACAACATTGCCATTGTTGGTTGTTCACCCCATTTTAACGGATGAAGATATTATCAAAATGCTACATTTCATAAGAACAAAAGGAAGGCAAAAAGAAAGCCATTATGACCAACAGCTAGACAAACTGCTTAAAATTTACGTTCCAGATTGCAATGAACGCTATGGCTTAAAAAACCAAATCGAAAAAATCATTCGCCAAGAATTTATCGACACTAGCTTAAATTGA
- a CDS encoding BglG family transcription antiterminator, protein MLDKKSIQIMNYLINEEEISLTKLMSKTALSKKQILYALDHINSFLLENDKAALSIFKENIILTSENKQFFIDCFINNTLFTDYLLDADERIKYIFFLIFNKPSDYLSISDFLVSLKVSKSTVISDIKRLQKKIKPSDIKIKNDRNVGYYLSGDENQIRYLAMYYILEDLASDFGTFFYDYFFFNESIDVLKQIYETFIAFSKKYDFTFTDRQLTEIVYTLSLFLNRLKSNSSDDDNYKYKALEISKEFKLSKDILNQFLPDTNKEAIGFLTSWILTFTTVHIGEDAFDRKIVLELVNKVIKRFELLSGIEFYNMKEVENNLYSHFRAVHYRMIYKIPILNQFSSRIKSQYPNLFKIVGLALKEIEDCYDFPIPEEEIAYLTLHFAVAIEDYGIKDDGKLVAAVVCQNGIGSSALVFQQLKLLFPDFRFLGPYDKNSLLVEPSKIDMIFSTESNLDLFSLAKEVFVVNPVMTSEERYNLLRKVYSKFGINKVRLPRVTDLVTIINKNTEIKDTKQLEQELYTYLLTPNDKRIIDCNKIVEPNLSDLLEIKFIQTNVEISDYEEGIRKAAKPLLQSGIIQNQYLEKLIDDYHKGVIMRLTSLFCMPHATDTGGNNLGMSLVVLKHPFIFKDKSSVKYILLLSAPKSSVHLLAMNQLLKLLGQENFYEALDTFSPKDIYHYILENQ, encoded by the coding sequence ATGCTAGATAAAAAATCAATTCAGATTATGAATTATTTAATTAATGAAGAAGAAATTAGTCTAACCAAACTCATGTCAAAGACTGCTCTTTCTAAAAAACAAATTCTTTACGCATTGGACCATATTAACTCTTTTTTACTAGAGAACGATAAGGCTGCGTTATCAATATTCAAAGAAAATATCATTTTAACCTCAGAGAATAAGCAATTCTTTATTGATTGTTTTATTAACAACACTTTATTTACTGACTATTTGTTAGATGCGGACGAGCGAATCAAATATATCTTCTTTCTAATTTTTAATAAACCATCCGATTATTTATCAATTAGTGATTTTCTAGTGTCACTAAAAGTAAGTAAATCAACTGTTATTAGTGATATTAAGAGATTGCAAAAGAAAATAAAACCATCCGATATTAAAATTAAAAATGATAGAAATGTTGGCTATTATTTATCAGGAGATGAAAATCAAATTCGCTATCTAGCAATGTATTATATTTTGGAAGATCTAGCTTCTGATTTTGGAACATTCTTTTATGACTATTTCTTTTTCAATGAATCTATAGATGTTTTAAAACAGATTTATGAAACTTTTATTGCTTTTTCTAAAAAGTATGATTTTACATTTACAGATAGGCAATTGACAGAAATTGTATACACTTTATCTCTCTTTCTTAATCGCTTAAAAAGTAATTCGTCTGATGATGACAATTATAAATATAAAGCTTTGGAGATATCAAAGGAATTTAAACTATCAAAGGATATCTTAAATCAATTTCTCCCAGATACTAACAAAGAGGCAATTGGCTTTCTAACTTCATGGATACTGACTTTTACCACAGTTCATATTGGTGAAGATGCCTTTGATAGAAAGATCGTATTGGAACTTGTTAATAAGGTTATTAAACGCTTTGAACTTTTATCAGGGATTGAATTTTATAACATGAAAGAAGTTGAAAATAATTTATACAGTCACTTTAGAGCGGTTCATTATAGAATGATTTATAAAATACCAATTTTGAACCAATTTTCATCACGTATAAAATCACAGTATCCCAACCTTTTTAAAATTGTAGGATTAGCTTTAAAAGAGATAGAAGATTGTTATGATTTTCCGATTCCAGAAGAAGAAATTGCCTATTTAACTTTACATTTCGCGGTTGCTATTGAAGATTATGGTATAAAAGATGATGGTAAATTGGTTGCAGCCGTTGTTTGTCAAAATGGAATTGGAAGCTCTGCACTTGTCTTTCAACAATTAAAACTTTTATTCCCAGATTTTCGCTTCCTTGGCCCATATGATAAAAACAGTTTACTTGTTGAACCTTCGAAAATTGATATGATTTTTTCAACAGAATCAAACTTAGACCTATTTTCTTTAGCGAAGGAAGTATTTGTTGTTAATCCAGTCATGACGTCAGAGGAACGCTATAATTTATTACGTAAAGTCTATAGTAAATTCGGAATTAATAAAGTTCGTTTACCAAGGGTCACAGACTTAGTTACTATCATCAATAAAAATACTGAGATTAAGGATACTAAGCAATTAGAACAAGAGCTTTATACTTATTTGTTAACACCAAATGATAAAAGAATTATTGACTGCAATAAAATTGTAGAGCCCAATTTATCCGACCTTTTAGAAATTAAATTTATTCAGACCAATGTGGAAATTTCAGATTATGAGGAAGGAATTCGTAAAGCAGCTAAACCTTTGCTCCAAAGTGGTATTATCCAAAACCAATATTTGGAAAAACTTATTGATGATTATCATAAAGGGGTAATAATGAGATTAACTTCCTTGTTTTGTATGCCACACGCTACTGATACTGGTGGAAATAATTTGGGGATGAGTTTGGTTGTCTTAAAACATCCATTTATATTTAAAGATAAAAGTAGTGTTAAATATATTTTGCTACTTTCAGCACCTAAAAGTAGTGTCCATTTACTGGCTATGAATCAGTTGTTAAAACTGTTAGGTCAGGAAAACTTTTATGAAGCCTTAGATACTTTTTCTCCTAAGGATATTTATCATTATATTTTAGAAAATCAATAG
- a CDS encoding L-ribulose-5-phosphate 4-epimerase, with product MLVPELRQRVYKANMDLPVHGLVKFTWGNVSAIDREKGLIVIKPSGVPYEELSPENMVVSDLEGNVVEGDLNPSSDLPTHVELYKAFAEVGGIVHTHSTEGVAWAQAGRDIPCYGTTHADTFYGAIPCARALTPEEINGAYEKETGKVIIEEFQKRSLDPMAVAGVTVRNHGPFAWGKDEQAAVYNAVVLEEAARMARYTEGINPDVKEVPQALKDKHYLRKHGKNAYYGQKSLTH from the coding sequence ATGTTAGTTCCTGAATTACGTCAACGTGTTTATAAAGCTAATATGGATTTACCAGTGCATGGTTTGGTCAAATTTACATGGGGAAATGTGTCAGCTATTGACCGTGAAAAAGGATTGATTGTTATCAAACCTTCAGGAGTGCCCTACGAAGAATTATCTCCAGAAAATATGGTTGTGTCAGACTTAGAGGGAAATGTGGTTGAGGGCGATTTGAACCCGTCATCTGATTTACCAACGCATGTGGAGCTGTACAAAGCATTTGCAGAAGTTGGTGGGATTGTTCATACCCATTCAACGGAAGGAGTCGCTTGGGCGCAAGCAGGGCGAGATATTCCTTGTTATGGGACCACACATGCAGATACATTTTATGGCGCTATTCCGTGTGCGCGTGCCCTTACTCCAGAAGAAATCAATGGTGCTTATGAAAAAGAAACTGGGAAAGTGATTATTGAAGAATTCCAAAAACGCTCCCTTGATCCAATGGCTGTTGCAGGGGTTACTGTTCGTAATCATGGACCATTTGCTTGGGGAAAGGACGAACAAGCAGCTGTTTATAACGCTGTCGTTCTTGAAGAGGCGGCTCGTATGGCACGTTACACAGAAGGCATCAATCCAGATGTCAAAGAAGTGCCACAAGCGCTCAAAGATAAACATTATCTCCGTAAACATGGCAAAAATGCCTATTACGGACAGAAAAGTCTGACACACTAA
- a CDS encoding bifunctional 2-keto-4-hydroxyglutarate aldolase/2-keto-3-deoxy-6-phosphogluconate aldolase, with protein sequence MKKIDVLNRLYEEKLMGIIRVTTFERAKEIAESCLAGGVSCLEISYTNFNAGDIIQQLKEKYNNRLLVGAGTVLDSETAREAIFNGAEFIIAPTFKEEVAKICNRYQIAYMPGCMTMTEVVEALEAGASMVKAFPSSSLYGPNIISTIKTPMPYVPILSSGGVTLNNVNEWLKQGVDCMGIGSLLSKGTAQEIEQNARALREAVNESKELL encoded by the coding sequence ATGAAAAAAATAGATGTGCTTAATCGATTGTATGAAGAAAAGTTGATGGGAATCATCCGTGTGACAACTTTTGAACGTGCTAAGGAAATTGCAGAAAGTTGTTTAGCTGGAGGAGTATCTTGTTTGGAAATTAGTTATACTAATTTTAATGCTGGGGATATTATTCAGCAGTTGAAGGAAAAGTATAACAATAGATTGCTGGTAGGGGCTGGAACGGTATTAGACAGTGAAACGGCTAGAGAGGCTATCTTTAATGGTGCAGAATTTATCATTGCTCCTACCTTTAAGGAAGAGGTAGCCAAAATCTGTAATCGCTATCAGATTGCTTATATGCCTGGCTGTATGACAATGACTGAAGTGGTGGAGGCATTAGAAGCAGGAGCATCCATGGTAAAAGCTTTTCCGAGCTCATCTTTGTATGGACCAAATATTATTTCAACTATAAAGACACCAATGCCGTATGTTCCTATTTTATCCTCGGGTGGGGTGACTCTAAACAATGTTAATGAGTGGTTAAAACAAGGAGTAGACTGCATGGGAATTGGCAGTTTATTATCTAAGGGAACTGCACAAGAAATTGAACAAAATGCTAGAGCATTAAGAGAAGCAGTTAATGAGAGTAAAGAACTGCTATGA
- a CDS encoding PTS sugar transporter subunit IIA codes for MLSQTIDERLILIDVNAKNFEDAIRQATNPLVHCHFVTNDYVEKIIEISHDIGPYIVITKNVALPHAPSDSGALKTALGFTKLKRPVLSGNKANDPVKYLFPLSASDGHSHIEMLSDLATLLSHKDFVNQLEKVSTKEDFITLLKEFEGGESHDA; via the coding sequence ATGTTATCACAAACAATTGATGAACGTTTGATTTTAATTGATGTAAATGCTAAAAATTTTGAAGATGCTATTAGACAAGCAACTAATCCATTAGTACATTGTCATTTTGTTACAAATGATTATGTAGAAAAGATTATTGAAATTTCGCATGATATCGGACCGTACATTGTCATTACTAAAAATGTTGCTTTACCACATGCGCCAAGTGACAGTGGAGCATTAAAAACGGCATTAGGTTTTACAAAATTAAAAAGACCAGTACTTTCAGGAAATAAAGCCAATGACCCTGTGAAATATCTGTTTCCTTTAAGTGCATCTGATGGGCATTCTCATATCGAAATGTTATCAGATTTAGCAACGTTACTAAGTCATAAAGATTTTGTTAACCAATTAGAAAAAGTTAGTACTAAAGAAGATTTCATTACTTTATTAAAGGAATTTGAAGGAGGAGAAAGTCATGATGCATAA
- the dapA gene encoding 4-hydroxy-tetrahydrodipicolinate synthase: MRITGIITAMVTPLNDDGSLSRDGVVSLVNRLIKNGVSGLFILGTNGEFFGLSDDEKVAYAKMVVEVVAGRVPIYVGTGAIGTKKVITLSQRMEEVGVSAISIITPYLLSFSQDELYAHYKLISDTVSLPIILYNIPQNTGNNLEPETVGRLAKHPNIIGIKDSSGNLEQLAKYIDLTRQEDFSVLIGSDSRILAALQLGADGAVAATSNVLTKTDVGIYEHFLNHQLKEAEKLQESINAYRKVLKYSTIPSVLKYTLNQIGIPVGDSLSPVKLTLTVDEKKEINKVLKSYQEYENFEGKIK, from the coding sequence ATGAGAATTACAGGTATTATTACGGCAATGGTGACACCACTTAATGATGATGGTTCATTGTCAAGAGATGGAGTAGTGAGTTTAGTCAATCGTCTGATTAAAAATGGAGTTAGCGGTCTATTTATTTTGGGAACAAATGGAGAATTTTTTGGACTAAGTGATGATGAAAAAGTGGCTTATGCCAAAATGGTTGTTGAAGTTGTCGCAGGTAGAGTTCCTATTTATGTGGGAACTGGGGCAATAGGAACCAAGAAAGTTATTACTTTAAGTCAAAGAATGGAAGAAGTAGGCGTATCAGCGATTTCAATCATCACACCTTATTTATTATCATTTTCGCAAGATGAATTGTATGCCCACTATAAATTAATATCAGATACGGTTTCACTTCCCATTATTCTATACAATATCCCTCAAAATACAGGGAATAATTTAGAGCCTGAAACGGTAGGACGTTTGGCTAAACACCCAAATATTATTGGTATAAAAGATAGTAGTGGCAATCTTGAACAGTTAGCTAAATATATTGATTTAACGAGACAGGAAGATTTTTCGGTTTTAATTGGATCGGATTCAAGAATTTTAGCAGCTTTACAATTAGGAGCAGATGGTGCAGTAGCAGCAACATCAAATGTCTTAACAAAAACAGACGTTGGGATTTATGAACATTTTTTGAACCATCAATTAAAAGAAGCCGAGAAATTACAAGAAAGTATAAACGCCTATCGAAAGGTATTGAAATATTCAACTATACCATCAGTATTAAAATATACTTTAAATCAAATTGGTATTCCTGTAGGTGATTCTCTATCACCAGTTAAGTTGACTTTAACAGTAGATGAAAAAAAGGAAATCAACAAGGTATTAAAATCTTATCAAGAATATGAAAATTTTGAAGGAAAAATAAAATGA
- the ulaG gene encoding L-ascorbate 6-phosphate lactonase, whose amino-acid sequence MANVKDITRESWILNTFPEWGTWLNEEIEEEVVPENNFAMWWLGNCGVWIKTPGGANIVMDLWSNRGKSTKKVKDMVWGHQMANMAGVRKLQPNLRVQPMVIDPFAINELDYYLVSHFHSDHIDINTAAAIVNNPKLDHVKFVGPYECGEIWKKWGVPEERIIIIKPGESFEFKDVKVTAVESFDRTCLVTLPVDGAKENNDSLKGLAVTDEEMARKAVNYIFETPGGTIYHGADSHFSNYFAKHGKDFDIDVAINNYGDNPIGIQDKMTSIDLLRMAENLRAKVIIPVHYDIWSNFMASTDEILALWKMRKERLQYQFHPFIWEVGGKYVYPQDKDRIEYHHPRGFDDAFEHDSNIQFKALL is encoded by the coding sequence ATGGCTAATGTTAAAGACATCACACGTGAATCATGGATTTTAAATACTTTTCCTGAATGGGGAACTTGGCTCAACGAAGAAATTGAAGAAGAAGTCGTTCCTGAAAATAATTTTGCTATGTGGTGGTTAGGTAATTGTGGTGTTTGGATTAAGACACCAGGAGGTGCAAATATTGTTATGGACCTCTGGTCAAATCGAGGAAAATCAACCAAGAAAGTCAAAGATATGGTTTGGGGACATCAAATGGCAAATATGGCGGGGGTTCGTAAGTTACAACCGAACTTGCGCGTGCAACCAATGGTTATTGACCCATTTGCCATTAATGAATTGGATTACTACCTCGTCTCTCACTTCCATAGTGACCATATTGATATCAATACCGCTGCTGCCATTGTAAACAATCCAAAACTTGACCACGTTAAATTTGTGGGACCTTATGAATGTGGGGAAATTTGGAAAAAATGGGGTGTTCCAGAAGAACGCATCATCATCATCAAACCAGGAGAAAGTTTTGAATTTAAAGATGTTAAAGTGACCGCTGTTGAATCTTTTGACCGTACGTGTCTTGTGACGCTTCCTGTTGACGGTGCTAAGGAAAATAATGATAGTCTGAAAGGACTTGCTGTGACAGATGAAGAAATGGCACGTAAGGCAGTTAATTACATTTTTGAAACACCAGGTGGAACGATTTATCATGGTGCCGATTCACATTTTTCAAATTATTTTGCAAAACATGGTAAGGATTTCGACATTGACGTTGCGATTAACAATTATGGGGACAACCCAATTGGTATTCAAGACAAGATGACCTCAATTGACCTTCTTCGGATGGCTGAAAATCTTCGTGCCAAGGTTATCATTCCAGTGCATTATGACATCTGGTCAAACTTTATGGCTTCAACGGATGAAATCCTTGCTCTCTGGAAGATGCGCAAAGAACGCCTACAATATCAATTCCACCCATTTATCTGGGAAGTTGGTGGTAAATATGTTTATCCACAAGATAAAGACCGTATTGAATATCACCACCCACGTGGCTTTGATGATGCATTTGAGCACGATTCAAATATCCAGTTTAAAGCTTTACTTTAG